CTAAGACAATAGATATTATTCAGAACTAATGGCAGCTTCATTTGTGTAACAGATGAATCAGACAGCAAAAAGGTTGAATCAAACAATGAACATAGCCCAGTGGAAAGTGGAACTAATGCAATGACTGAGGAAGGGCAAAACAGCTTATGTCAAGGGAGCATTAGGGAAGGGTTACATAACATAATTTCATCCCAACTGGCGGGCGTTGTATCTCAGACATCTGGAGATTTTCCAATTGATCAAAATCCTGAAAAGGTAGGGTCATTCTCGGATAGCATCTCAGAAATAGAAGACCTGCCAAGCACTGCACagttcaatatttattataacaGGACTTCATTCAGAGAGCTTTTAGAGATGGCAAGTTCAACCATGTTGCATGATGTTAATGGCCAAAGAAGCAAATCAACTGAGAGCTTCACAGGAAAAAGCAATCAGTTCATAGACCTGAACCATGACAACCAGATAGGAAACTTGGAAAAATCAGATGCTATTCCATACACTTCAGAAACACCCGCCACCAAAGAATATACTTCGGAAGTAACCCGAAATTCTGGAGCTAACTGCTGTGATCCTCTAACAATAGAGTCCGACTCGAAAGCTGCAGTTGCCAATTCTCAAGGTATTCTATCCCCACTCCATCTCTTGCAGCAAATTAATCATGACCATAATGTTTTTCACATTTCAGAACAAACCCAAGAACCAAagcagaaagaaagagaaaaggatgTTGTTAATCCCAACCATGAAAAGAGGAAAGGAGAGGGTAAGAAAAAATCTGCCTCAGTAAAACCAAAAagcaagaaagaagagaaaaagaacttTGATTGGGATAGTTTAAGAGTACAAGCACAAGCTCAAGCAGGGAAAAGAGAAAAGACAGAGAAGACCATGGACTCTGTGGACTGGGATGCTGTGAGACGTGCAGATGTCAGTGAAATATCCAAAACAATCAAAGAAAGGGGCATGAACAACATGCTTGCTGAACGTATTCAGGTAGAATTCCAGATCATGAAGTGATTCTACTGTAATCCTATATTTAAATACTAAACAGATTATGCCAAATGAATTACTGTGCAGAATTTCCTCAATCTATTGGTTGACAAGCACAAGGGCATTGATCTTGAGTGGCTGAGAGACGTTCCACCTGACCAGGCAAAGTAAGTATAGATATTATCAAACTACTTTAATATCATATATCCAAATTGGTAGCGTTCGCACACCAAAATCCTGAACCCTCAGTTTCACTAGAATCATATATAGACATGCATAAATACACGAAATTAGTTTTATTCATGCAAGCAGAAAAAGAGCATTATgttaattcaatttatttatacgTCCAGAGAATTCTTGCTCAGCATCAGGGGATTGGGATTGAAAAGTGTGGAGTGTATTCGACTCTTAACACTGCACCATCTTGCTTTTCCGGTATGTTGaaaacactagtacaaaactTAAGGATTATGGAATATATTGACAGTTTATTGCCTCAATAGGTGGACACAAATGTTGGACGCATAGTGGTTCGTTTGGGATGGGTACCAATCCAGCCACTGCCAGAGTCACTACAGTTGCATGTTCTAGAATTGTGAGTTCCACGACAATAAATAGCATGAGGCTGTAATTCAGACAGAAAATAAGAGCTAACCTGACATCATTGTGCTGTATAGGTACCCAGTGTTGGATGCGGTACAAAAATATCTCTGGCCTCGACTCTGCAAGCTAGACCAAAGAACATTGTAatgattattttcaatttaaagttatatattaaatgatacAAGTATCTTCTAGTTGCTGATTAAATTTTTCCTTTAGATTTAGTTTTTATCAACTGccaacatgaataattatacAATATGATATTTCACACTTCTGGTTAAATTCTCCATCGTGATTAAACTCCctaaattgattttttgttttattgatatttgCTGAAGGTATGAGCTGCACTACCAATTGATTACATTTGGAAAGGTAAATTACATTTTCTCATTTATCAGAGGGATGGCCATAGTTCAATGAAACCCTGTTATGACTGGggaaataaaatcaattcatgCAGGTATTCTGTACTAAAAGCAAACCGAATTGCAATGCATGCCCAATGAGAGGGGAATGCAGACACTTTGCAAGTGCCTTTGCAAGGTATGATGACTACGATTAGGTGCATAGAATTGTTTGGGGATTAAATGATGAAAGGCGCGTAATGAGTTCGGATAAACACACTTACATGTAAACGATATTAAATATTGCAGTGCAAGACTTGCCCTGCCAGGACCAGAGGAGGAGAGAATGCCGAACACAAGTGGAAACAATGCAACCGAGCGGAAGGCATCACAAGTTATAAATCAAACGACCTTGCTTTTCCATGAAAATCCAATTGAAGGGGCACTTCAACAAAACAAGAACGTTCACGCTATAGTTGAAATGCCAGCAAGTCCAGATCCAGAACGTTCCAAATTTTCACAAGGTGATATAGAGGACGCCTTCAAAAAGGATTCATTTGAAATTCCAGACATAAAAGTAGACATGACAAAGTTCGCTTTGAGCATACAAAACTATGTGCAACAAAACATGGAACTTCAAGAAGGAGAAATGTCAAAGGCCTTGGTTGCTTTAAATCCAGATGTGGCATGCATCCCTACACCCAAGCTGAAGAATGTGAGCAAGTTGAGAACAGAGCATTACGTGTAAGTAGCAAAACCAATTCATCTCAGACTACTTAACTGGACtacaaaaaagttaatatttaaaaacgCGAATGGGAAAATAACTCAAAAAAGCTGCAAAAGCAAGTAACACATGATGTACAATTTCCATGTGTCCAGAATAAAACTAACCTTGCAATATGGAAAAACGAATAGTTACCactaacaacaaaaaataacaggAATCCTTGCAAATTATTCTGATAGTGTTTTGTGTTTCTTGCAGTTATGAACTACCCGACTCACATCCTCTTCTGAAAGGGGTTAGTTATTgatacatcaattaaaaataatagtgtTTTATTACATCTGCccattttattaatcaattatcaacCACAGTGGCAAACGCGAGAACCAGATGATCCAGGCAAATACCTTCTAGCTATATGGACCCCAGGTTAACAAAAATAACATGACACCATGATCCTTCTAAATTGATTTGGATTAAATGTAGTTTTTGTATCAACTTAcagatatatattattattttggttttcTGGTGTTTTTCGTGTTGCCAAACACATTGTATACCACAGGGGAGACAGCAGACTCCATACAGCCACCAGAAAGAAAATGCAGCTCTCAGGATAGTGGCCAGCTTtgtaaagaaaatgaatgttATGAATGCAACAGTTTCCGTGAAGTAAATTCAAAGATAGTTCGAGGAACTATCCTGGTATGAATGCTTTAATCATGCATTGCTTATGAATTGGTTTTGCTACTGGCTAGAGATGTAATTAGCATATATGAATTTATGAATAGATACCATGTCGAACAGCTATGAGAGGGAGCTTTCCACTAAACGGGACCTACTTTCAAGTCAATGAGGTAAACGAGAATTGTTATCCGTTATGAAAGCTACTCACATCATGTGGTTTAAATTACgtactaaaatataatttgctACAGGTTTTTGCTGATAATGAGTCAAGTTTAAACCCAATTAGTGTTCCCCGTAGTTGGATCTGGAACCTCGGTAGGAGAACAGTATATTTTGGAACCTCCGTGTCATCGATTTTTAAAGGTAgctttataaaaactaaaatataatagatatatgtatacaaaacaattaaactgtgttttttttttcaaccagGCTTATCGACACAAGACATTCAACAATGCTTTTGGAGAGGTAAGATGTGGCTCCCGGAATGTGATCCTGCTAATTATTATTCAACTACGCTTAATTGTTCAAACTTAAGCAGAAACATACACTCCAGAAATCCCTTGAACTCACTACCGAAATCTGCAAAACGTAGTTttcctaataaaataattaaaaacagtaATCTACAGGTTAGGCAAGTGACTAGATAGCCAAATATATCTAATTGGGCAAAATATGTTTTGCAGGATATGTATGCGTGCGAGGATTTGACAGGGAAAGGAGAGCGCCTCGGCCACTGTTGGCTAGATTGCACTTCACAGCTAGCAGGACGCCTAAGACGCCTAAGACGCCTAAGACGCCTAAGACGCCTAAGACGCCTAAGACGCCTAAGAAAAAGGGTAACACCGAAAAGATGTTGAAACAACAAAGtgatttaaacaaaacaaaaaatcagCCAGAATTGTTTTCCAGTATTCAGGAGACCAGTGAAGCGCCGAGACAATAGAAGTTATTAAATATTCATCTTGTATCCTGTGTATTATAGGAGAGTCATTGTCGTGGTAAAATACTAGGCAATTTTCTCAGTTTAGGACTAGGACAAAGAGAGTATAGTGGCACCAAATTTGCTTTATAGGTCGGTGTAGATCGAAGAGGTATGTGAAAACTCAAAATAGTTGTACTCATCAACATTCTTCTAGATTGCAATTTATGTATTGCAATTGACTACTACGGGTTGTAGTATTTATCAGATTTTAACTTGAATTTCAATTTCTCAGATGCATATATATGACAAGCTTTGCAATTCTTCCATTTCCTAGATCTGCTAATGACAAATTAAGATCTTAAATTtcaaagtaaagataaaaaatcgTACGAAAACATGAACAGTGACGAGAGCACCATAAAGAAACCAATCGGACACTGCCGTAGTATATTTATGCAATCGAAGCTTTAGAACGAcgaataaaaaaagtaacacAAAGAGCTTTCAGATCAAGAAGAATACCTCATCGGGCCTCCGCCCTCAGTAGCGGAGCCGAAAAAGTGACCTGCGTTAAGAATGAGGAACGATGTAGGTGCAGGCAGGTGAGTAGAATGGTTGGGGTGAAGAGGTATATATAGTACCATTTTTTGCCGCCTTAgatccattttcattttccctCCCTTTTTTACTTGACTTTTTTGCCGCCTGCAAGAGGTAAATCTAGTCTTCAGCTGCGAGGGTCCCACTTCCCTGCagtagataaatatttaaatattattcattctgttttagttaattttatagaaattaaagTTGTCGttttaatatcatataatctttttaagtaaaaactgtgattttattaagaaagaaacatccaaaattttaaagtaaCATAAGAGTTTAATAGTTATGTTGTAAATAAAGTTGTGAAAGTTAGTCTACGGTGCAATGAATCAAACTAATAAAactacaattaaaaaaaatataagttaatttgaTTCAGCTCAACAAGTTAAATGGACTCAGCTCGATTTTGAATAAGAAATTTTTAACGGGCTAAGTCAagccattttttttcctttaacttgtaaatttattttgtattatcactcaataactttttttttcttactgaTTACTGACAAACTAGTTTCTAATTAcgtaaaatgttaaaaaatataagtatttatctttaaatttttacatttaatcaaatagttaaaataaattaaaagtattagtAAAAATGGTTTTCATAAATTCAAAAACGAATCACCTGTTCTAATGAGTTTTGATTTAAtcatattatacatttttttacctctctttttatttataaatctatCATTCTtatcctatatatatatatatatatatatatatatatatatatatatatatatatatatatatatatatatatatatatgttaatgaCTTTTTTACTCTTTATGAATCCTTTTCCTATGATAAAAATACATACAATGAACATGAAAAGATTGGAATGCTTAATAACAATGTAAGATCGTAAGCACATACAGATGAATAAAAGGggaaattatgaacaaaacttTAAGCACTAAAATCTGAAATCCATCGATAAAAAACAGTCGGTTGaaaatttggatttaaaaaaattaaacaattaaactaatgataatcagtttaattataattgaagaaaaaaatatattgaattgatTTGAGTCACTTCTATcacaagaattttttttattctcgcCCTTTAaggttaattatttattttcatggttgctatattaattgtttttggttttgCTGACATATTTAACATTACAATTCTTATTAGAGCggttttatcttcaaattttaaatgatttagctttatttttaataaagttaatcTCATTGCCGAAATTATTTTGTGTGTGTGACAAGATTCCCCACTTTCCAATGTTCTTTTATGATTCCCTTCCCGACCAACATAGCTACCAATAAAATTCTTCAcactgttattttatttattaccaTGGCACAGTTTATTATGTAATTACCAATATTTCAGTTTTCGAGATTGAGCTTTCATTTCCTGCTCTGACGGCCCACAGTTTATTATTACCGGTGAAGAGCAGGCTAGAATTTAATCTCCCAAGAATCAACTCTGACATTTGCATGGTAGATAAATGGCGGAATCTCTTTtctgatataaaaaaatactttagtCTATGATCTTTATTCATGATCTCATGCAGATATTGAATAGATAGACTTAGGCATAACACGCGGGTTCAGTTGTCGATACGAGGTGAGCTAGTGTGTTTTGGTCGCATTAAATCAAAGACAGTAAGGTTCAGTTCAGGCATGCCACGTAAATTCGTTTCATTCAATTAGGGTTTCATTTCGTCCTTATCTCTTTCTGCACATGCACGGACCACCACCGTTTTGCTACCCAACCAGCTCTCTCTCCGTCACAACCGACCATTCTACCCAACCAGCTTCCTCTCCGTCACCACCACCGACAAGCTACCCAACCAGCTCTCTCCGTCATCACCGCCCATGCTACCCAACCAGCTCCCTCTCCGTCACCAACCGACCCTGCACCCAACCAGCTCCCACTCTCCACCGCCACCGATTTCCTACCCAACCAGCTCCCTCTTCGTCACTGTCATCGCTATTTTTCAGAAAACTCCATAGTGAAACATGTGATAATTTATTACAGTAACAGGGATAAGGACAAGTCATTCGAATTTCAACTTAGAGTATATGATTATtgcaatattttataatttaagatagACGTTTTCTTTTTGTAGTTGTTTGTTTTCATTATTCTTATGCTTGGAAATTGGAATAATTTGGTTTCATTGGATGTCTTAAGAATCTGATTTTTCTTTAAGACGAGTAATGTGGAAGAATGCAGATTATAATCTACATGAATATTATAGAAATTTTGTAACgaaatatgttaatatttcGGGAAAAAAGTAAGATACAGTTTTAAATAAGATTCTGAATTATAAGAATAAGAAAagtttatttgtaaaatatatattaataaaaatataagccttaaaactttatattaaaataaaaagcacaaaaactctttaaaaaaaataatgtaacatAATAAAACCCGTCaaaaattaaactaacatttcatAATATAGATTTTATACATATTAGTCTTTTACATCAGTAGAGACACGAGAGTTTATTAgatttcaattcttttaaactaaaaataaattaaataatatgacatttttaaatcaaaataaagaataaaatcaacATATTACATGTGCATTTTTAGATTGACAATAATATCCATAATTAACTAACAATAAATAACTTGAAAGGtaatgatttaaatatttaaacaataatattaagaaaaagtCAGAATTATAcctatcatttaattttttttttaatgacgATTTGTACTTTTAGTAACAGCtaattttgtattattgtaTTGAGGTGTACTTATCTGaagtaagaaaataaatataataatcacTTGTACATTACTgaaattattatcataaaatctAAGAAAGAAATGCATACCAAAAgtatatatttgtgtttataACTCACAACACACACTATTTTGAGAACAAAAAATATACGCCAAACAATCAATGCATAATACTTAACTTTGCTAAAATATCCATCTTCAGCATGAGATATATAGATAACATCTTTTAAATGTAGCTAATGAGTTTTTAGTGATGAAAACTTTATAATCCCATCAACACTTAATGAATCAACAAACAAATGTTTCATAAAACAAactattttcaataaatatgtataaaacaataacataaaactttcaaaactagtcacaaaaatacatatttaaaatacaaaaattaatatttaaaaattaatttcagcATAATAATCATCTTCAAAAGATTAATCAATCGactaataataagataaaaattaaatatttatataaataattgaaatatataaactCTAAACCTTATGTTAAACTGACTCAAGTTAACCTTAAATTGAGTTAAGTTAAGCCCATTTCAGATCCAATCAAGTTAAATCTACATTAAATTGGTAAAGTTATGTTTGTGATAGGTCCAATAAACCAAGTCATATCAAATTGAGTTTAGTCATACCCATATTGGGTTGAGTCTAATTGGACCCATATTATATTGAGTTGATTTGACCCACCTTAGGTTGAGTTGTGTTGTATATACCTAGAGTTTAGTCGAGCAAATTAAACCTTTAGTCAGATTGAATTGAGTCAGGTTAACATCAGACCGAGTTAATTCAAACCCACATCGAGTCAATGTAATGCAAAATTCAAATTGTGTTACACTAATTTAGATTGAAATAGGATCGACCAAGTTTGAATCCACGTAATACCATATCAAATTAGATCGAATCCAAGTTTGATTAGGTTATTATagtaaacaaaattcaattagattatataattttcctttaaattataaatagtaaaaaatataataataaatttacagTTGATGTACAACATTTGGAGATcgatttgaaaattaaatatttaggaGTCAATTAAAGTTTTGTAGTAATATGAAACTCTTACATATTTTTAacaacaatttatatatatatatatatatatatatatatatatatatatatatatatatatatatatatatatatatatatatatatatatatatatatattacttggGATGCTTTAATTCTTGTAGAAAAGATATTAACAATAAAAGCTCACACtacaacattaataaaaatggAGGGAGTCCGACAAAGATTAACAAATccatataataatcaataattcaTAACCTATTATAGTTATTGTCTTAGTTAAATGTTTAGATGTATAGTAACTATTTTGATCTAGTAGTTATCGTTAATAGGTTATTCATAACCTATTAACCTTTGACACATAAAATCAATAGATATCGTTAATACATGGGTTGTCAAGGCAACACCTTTTTCTCTAAGTGTTTGATTCATGATTCTATTAAATCATTCCCATGTCTTAtccattcctttttttttcatgttataaatagtaaaaaaataaaaatatgcatTCCAACTATTGTGATCTACCTCTACCCTTAACCTATGAATAACTACACAAGTTTAAAGTtcaaattatgataaatattgcACTACATACTAGTAGTGTTACTGAATCTCTTTATGTACTCATCCAATAACATTTCTCATTAACCTAAACATGGTTGTTCTATAACATGCATGGTTATTTTTTGTTCACCATATATAATCATGATTATTATAGTGTTTATACATCCCAATGAACATTGGTACCACTCTAAACAGAGGAATGTAGCATAAGGAAAATTGTGTATTGACCATAGACTTTTAATTAGGCTATGCAAAATACTTTTTGGACATCTAGCTTTCTTTAGTTAAAGATCATCTTATTTCTTTGTCTCCATATGCTTCAAATGATTGATATCCAAATTATTCTCTaagtcatatttttttttatttcatttcaaatagGTGAAAGTGTtaaaaatgatgcttagattgATTATGGTGTATTGTGTTCACACCAACCCATCCATCACATATGTTCCAAACTTTATGAGTTCTTTTACAATGTTTAcaagatttttctttattattaattacataacaaacatgtaatgttaattattccTACCACCCTACTAGTTACCCTTGTGCTTATTGGTAACTTATCTAGCAATAGCCTTCACGTGAAATGTTGTGCAATTGGTAAAGCTTTTATTCTCTAAAAGGTAGTTAACATATTAATGTCCTCCACACTATaatatttttgcatttttatatATGCATATTTAACTGTGTACACTCctgtatattttttctttccaaactCATGCATCCTCAAATTTCTTATCAAATGACACGCTTGGTACctcttataataatatttgttattggattatttttaattcaaatttctcTCTATCCATGCCAAACACCATTTCCTCCCATCACTATTCAACGTTCCTGATTACtcaattgttttttctttatcttttgaAATCTCATATAACCCATGAAATTTATTGCATAGTGGTATTTCACCCAACCATTTATCCTCGCAAAAATTTATCCTATTACCTAATCCAACTTTCCACACAACATTACTATCAACCCAATTCTCTTTATACCCTTCCTCGCACACCTTACACAAAACTCTCCACCTCCAAGATTCATATCTTATGTTTCAATTACCATTTAGGGTTTTCCAAAAGTCATACTCAGACTTTAAACCATCATTCCACAACCTTTGTTTTTCCATTCTTAGTTTCCATTTTCATTTAGTTATTAAGGCTATATTAAACTCTTTTATATCTTTGATCCCTATTCCTCCCTCTTCCTCTGGTTGTACAATTTTTCCTACTCCATCCGTCCAATTTTTCTACCCTTTGTTTCCCAACTCCATTaaaagtttgtttatatttttcttatttgtttgcATGCATCGATTGAGgctttaaagaaagaaaaataacaaaaagggAGTATTGTAATAACAGATTTAATAATGAGACATATTCTACGTGTGAAGGAGAAAAGCATACCCTTCCACTTTTCTAATTTactcttaattttattcaatgCACTTTACCAACATTGTTCCCTCAGATTTTCCCCAACAGTATACATAAGTATTTAAATGGAACTTTGTTATGATTGGGGTTCAAGGTAATTGGAAACCTTTCTAATACATCATTCTCTACCCAAAAGCCCTACCTATCTTAATTTTGTGAAGATTAAACCTTAAACCCGATACTAGCTCAAAACACCtcaatatgttttttataaacCAAAATGTTTTGTTGTTTAACCTCAAATACAAACAATGTATCATCAACAAATTGTAACATGCTCACCTCAACTTCCTTTTCCCCcactttcattctttcatatatttttttagatgttTGTCTTATCTTGTGAAGGTTGAACCTTAAACTCGATACTAGCTCAAAACACCTCACTATGTTTTttataaaccaaaatattttgttgtttaaccTAAAATACAAACAATGTATCATCAACAAATTATAACATGCTCACCTCAACTTCCTTTTCCCCtactttcattctttcataTCTTTTTTTAGATGTTTGTCCTATCTTGTGAAGGTTGAACCTTAAACCCAATACTAGCTCAAAACACCTCGGtatgttttttataaacaaaaatattttgttgtttaaccTCAAATACAAACAATGTATCATCAACAAATTGTAACATGCTCACCTCAACTTCCTTTTCCTCcactttcattctttcataaattttttagatGTTTGTTTTATCACACAATCCGTATGCTACTGTCAAGAACAAAATTTATGTTGGGCCTCCTTGTCTCAAGCCTCTTGTAGATTTAggaacaaaaaatatattggGCCTCCTTGTCTCAAGTCTATTGTAGATTTAAATTATGGGTGTTTCACCCTACACCCAAGTCAGACGTCCATTAACCAAGACTAAAATTGTAGAATATTCTAGACATCCTTTTATCCATTAAATCCATTTAGAGCTAAAACCTAATATGTTCATTATATAGTACAATAATTCTCAGTAAGTCATTAAATCATAAGTTTTTTCATATATCTTTAATACtaattcctttttctttttcctcttaaTTTATTCCACCTCATTAGCCACGAGTATGTTGTTAAATGATCCTATTCCCTAAATGAATGTTGTTTGAGATTTATAATGAGAAAGCACTTTCTTATCGTATTTGATGACACTTTGGATATTATCTTATATACACAACCTATTGAAAAAATTGATCTATATTCATTTAGACTAGAGTTATGAAGGAAATATTACAACCTTTTGGTATGCTCCCTGtgctataaaataaaaattagtgaGGGCTCTACCATCACATTTTATAGTATCCCAAATgtgatttaacaaaattaaaattaaacccATTAGGTCTTGGACTATTTGTACTTTCACACTGTTATACTGTATCTttgacatttttaatatatgaccatagttaaattatttaagatttaattaaaatattataatcaagTAAAAATTCACTTTAGCATTCATCCTAGTGTATTAAGTGAAAATTTTGaggtttaatttttcttaatccACTCATTTggtcaacaaataaaaaataataattttgaaatgagTTCAAATAGTTTCATATATCGTCATAATCAAATAGTCactttttagaaaaaaacaaacattttatatttaattcaaactatgaaatttattgtttaactactaattttatttattcacacTGAATTATCAATTCACGCTAAGTTTTGTGACAAATAAATATGAGTTATATAATCAATAAGTCAGTCAATTTATTCATTCACATGTTGAAGAAAGACACTTCCTTACtcatataacaaaaaattaactcatttatattttcttaaaacacTGTCAATTGGAACTTTccttaatttataatatatttgtgtgAAGAATGAGTACTTATTAAGACTTTTCACTCATGTCAGGAATAATAACaaacatgttatttttaatttttttcaataacttcTTTAACCATGGAAAATATAATcaatgattaaaatttaatactaGTTTGTTAAGAAGTAAAAACTCTAATCAATTAGAGATATAAGTAACAATTTTTGTATTTGAATGCATACAAATGGTTTCACAGTAATttgagtataaaaataatatatatatatatatatatatatatatatatatataaaattatagtatttttacaaattataaatattaatttatttattaaacaaaatcgGTAAGTATTAGTGAAGTGTACATTTTTGttcaaagtatatattttttatttatattaaaatttatgatgattattatataaaaaattataatgattattatattaaaatttatgatgatTAGTACTTCGAATAAAGGAGCAAGTACCGAAGCCCTGTCCACTAGTAACATTTTAAGTCAAACCTGAAATAAAAAGGTACAGTACGTGCGGGGAGTGCGGCGGTGTGGACCAAAACCATTGCGCCACGCCACACTTCGAAAAGGTTATCAAACCGCTAAAATGTATAATTACTAAATCAAAAGATTGTTAGGATTTCCACCAAAGTCTATtgagagagaaagggaaaagaaaagacCCACTCACTCTTACTGGTCCAAAGGGGAGGAACAGAACCCAATGAATTTGATGGGCTATGGCGGGTTTTAGGGCTGTGAGCCCCGTGGGCCCTCCATGGAAATGCCTGCCAGAAGATCCAGCAGCTACTCCCTCCTCAACCAAGCGCCAGATGACAACTTAACTGCTCCGTTGTTCGACTCTTCAGTGTTCGACTCTTCCTCCGGCGACGGTAAAAACAACAGGAGCAAGTTGGAGAGAGTATCCGATTGGGACTCTGTCGTGGATCACAGGCAGGGGAACAGGATCGGGAATTTGTACTCCTCTTTCGGGTTCGGGATGCAGCG
This sequence is a window from Vigna angularis cultivar LongXiaoDou No.4 chromosome 2, ASM1680809v1, whole genome shotgun sequence. Protein-coding genes within it:
- the LOC108322433 gene encoding DNA glycosylase/AP lyase ROS1 isoform X1; the protein is MENARKVEEQAAQVPVVPTIATTPFMPIIPTPVPIWTPEMANQFYSHSNGIPAGFDLPPFPEISNWPNHRLEPSPFAHHNAANRVQISFDSFPSSSNGIGIPQLLTQPDLPLAYSAVTNEGQFVPPYNSQFIPTTYTSFHHHQLLGVEQPFLNTIHNQYTELPGPSYFDYCSKTFAEIAPHQDDVIAAETRKDAATPMTIEERNREGEDKNNASTMCYNPHNKINGPTTKVAAVPAAKEDIRRNFDLNKTPQAKQPKRRKHRAKVVKEGQPKRTIKKAAAETAQSKENQADKRKARKGLNTTSPQTEVTGEWTSGPKSTVQTCKRSLRFGSKEQAIDDPGRRENMLFANASSSRNWVADHNGLQECPNNSIGRDAWSAGCGLQAVGSKRKQPGIEQADNTSINMLGAQYNDMKAYCLNYGVQFPNVHKKRRSVKGRTSEAPRKSSVTATKDVQLATFLQDARSHSYMSSPKCWASGSDYTAAGVPVLITATEGAIQDKHQPLENTLSLEQKRPTKRRSRASTRTDVGLAHTAKQTCSSDRRTFGGAEGPQTCIDALIADLGASLTKKKRTGSVSYASSCKRQDNTLACVDEGKEIVDKNVDALTEQFIFLNINREACDSHGQYMHEHESHGAIVPYKPKKRSIRAKVDLDEETNKVWALLLEDINNSGIDGSDAEKTIWWEQERKVYRGRAEAFIAKMHQIQGDRGFSMWKGSVVDSVVGVFLTQNVSDHLSSSAFMALAARFPLKSTSTCHKESTSSDKESTDESDSKKVESNNEHSPVESGTNAMTEEGQNSLCQGSIREGLHNIISSQLAGVVSQTSGDFPIDQNPEKVGSFSDSISEIEDLPSTAQFNIYYNRTSFRELLEMASSTMLHDVNGQRSKSTESFTGKSNQFIDLNHDNQIGNLEKSDAIPYTSETPATKEYTSEVTRNSGANCCDPLTIESDSKAAVANSQGILSPLHLLQQINHDHNVFHISEQTQEPKQKEREKDVVNPNHEKRKGEGKKKSASVKPKSKKEEKKNFDWDSLRVQAQAQAGKREKTEKTMDSVDWDAVRRADVSEISKTIKERGMNNMLAERIQNFLNLLVDKHKGIDLEWLRDVPPDQAKEFLLSIRGLGLKSVECIRLLTLHHLAFPVDTNVGRIVVRLGWVPIQPLPESLQLHVLELYPVLDAVQKYLWPRLCKLDQRTLYELHYQLITFGKVFCTKSKPNCNACPMRGECRHFASAFASARLALPGPEEERMPNTSGNNATERKASQVINQTTLLFHENPIEGALQQNKNVHAIVEMPASPDPERSKFSQGDIEDAFKKDSFEIPDIKVDMTKFALSIQNYVQQNMELQEGEMSKALVALNPDVACIPTPKLKNVSKLRTEHYVYELPDSHPLLKGWQTREPDDPGKYLLAIWTPGETADSIQPPERKCSSQDSGQLCKENECYECNSFREVNSKIVRGTILIPCRTAMRGSFPLNGTYFQVNEVFADNESSLNPISVPRSWIWNLGRRTVYFGTSVSSIFKGLSTQDIQQCFWRGYVCVRGFDRERRAPRPLLARLHFTASRTPKTPKTPKTPKTPKTPKTPKKKGNTEKMLKQQSDLNKTKNQPELFSSIQETSEAPRQ